From Polynucleobacter difficilis, a single genomic window includes:
- the greB gene encoding transcription elongation factor GreB, protein MEEKNYITPAGHERLRAELLELLDVERPKIVEIVHWAASNGDRSENGDYIYGKKRLREIDRRIRFLNKRLEFAVLVDNAARISGEQDADQVFFGATVTYCPTSGPNHEKEENITIVGVDEVDLEQGHVSWVSPIAKALIKARIGDCVRIQTPTGPTEIEILDVQYR, encoded by the coding sequence ATGGAAGAAAAGAACTACATCACGCCGGCTGGTCACGAGCGCTTGAGGGCCGAACTTTTAGAGCTTTTGGACGTGGAGCGCCCGAAAATCGTTGAGATTGTCCACTGGGCTGCTTCCAATGGTGACCGCTCTGAAAATGGGGACTATATCTATGGCAAGAAGCGTTTACGGGAGATTGATCGGCGGATTCGGTTTTTAAACAAGCGGCTTGAGTTTGCGGTACTTGTCGATAATGCCGCCCGAATATCCGGCGAACAGGATGCCGATCAGGTCTTTTTTGGAGCAACGGTGACCTACTGCCCTACCAGCGGACCCAATCATGAAAAAGAAGAAAACATCACGATTGTTGGGGTTGATGAGGTTGATTTAGAACAGGGGCATGTCAGCTGGGTATCGCCGATTGCTAAGGCGCTAATTAAAGCGCGCATTGGGGATTGTGTGCGCATTCAAACGCCAACCGGCCCAACGGAGATTGAGATTCTGGACGTGCAATACCGCTAA
- a CDS encoding type II toxin-antitoxin system HicB family antitoxin yields MKYPIAIEPGNDTNAWGVIVPDLPGCFSAADSGIDEAIDNAKQAIELWIEAALDDNQDVPRPSSINALQKKKEFKGMIWAIAEIDPALLSNEIERVNISLPKRVLARLDAKAKSAGENRSGFIAQMAISA; encoded by the coding sequence ATGAAATATCCAATCGCAATAGAGCCAGGGAACGATACCAATGCGTGGGGCGTTATCGTGCCTGACTTACCAGGTTGCTTTTCGGCTGCGGATAGCGGTATTGATGAGGCAATCGACAATGCAAAACAAGCCATTGAATTGTGGATCGAAGCTGCCTTAGATGACAATCAAGATGTGCCAAGACCAAGTTCGATTAATGCCCTGCAGAAGAAAAAAGAATTTAAGGGAATGATTTGGGCCATTGCCGAAATTGATCCTGCCCTTCTATCTAATGAAATCGAGCGTGTGAATATCTCCTTGCCAAAACGAGTGCTAGCAAGGTTGGATGCAAAAGCAAAGTCAGCGGGAGAAAATCGCTCTGGGTTTATTGCCCAAATGGCAATCAGCGCTTAA
- a CDS encoding type II toxin-antitoxin system HicA family toxin, whose product MNSKELLKLLERDGWIMRNSKGSHHIFKHPVKTGHITVPHPKKDLGVGLVQKLLKQAGIK is encoded by the coding sequence ATGAATAGCAAAGAACTCCTCAAGTTGTTAGAGAGGGATGGTTGGATTATGCGTAACTCAAAAGGTTCCCATCATATTTTTAAGCATCCCGTTAAAACCGGTCACATTACGGTGCCACACCCCAAAAAGGATCTCGGCGTTGGTTTAGTTCAAAAGCTACTAAAACAAGCAGGAATTAAATAA
- a CDS encoding ABC transporter permease: protein MNNSLSTLPPFDWKVMDGTHAQLVLRGRIDVYALGGTWTAVRQNQDAWLGQTAGQKTLSVDASQVEYLDGAGVAFLIDLQATQQNSGSTFALTGLDKRYLPLLQQFDPIGKLFPVATPKPKEGFVVAVGRASSLFLKDVASIITFAGHVTADLVWALLHPRQVRWGDFVNAAFQAGVAALPIVGLVAFLIGVILSFQSAIGMQKFGAITFVGPIVALGIFRELGPLITAILLAGRSSAAFAAEIGTMTVNSEVDALVTGGLSPVRFLVVPRVLAGILVAPILTLYADIVSVFASSLTMVAYGVPLVNFYDGVLNTVDLEDVFSGLTKSVLFGIVIAAVGCMRGMQTGTGAAAVGISATRAVVSSIVMIVLVDGVFAYISYKTDF, encoded by the coding sequence ATGAACAACTCTCTATCCACCTTGCCCCCATTTGACTGGAAGGTTATGGACGGCACGCATGCGCAATTAGTGCTGCGGGGCAGGATTGATGTTTATGCCTTGGGTGGCACTTGGACTGCCGTTCGCCAGAATCAGGATGCGTGGCTGGGGCAGACAGCTGGCCAAAAGACACTGAGTGTCGATGCATCGCAGGTGGAATACCTGGATGGCGCTGGCGTGGCTTTTTTGATTGATCTGCAGGCGACTCAACAAAATAGCGGCAGTACCTTCGCCTTGACTGGTTTAGACAAGCGCTATTTACCGTTGCTGCAGCAATTTGATCCCATCGGCAAGTTGTTCCCGGTAGCGACACCCAAACCGAAAGAAGGTTTTGTAGTTGCAGTGGGCCGTGCAAGTAGCCTCTTCTTAAAAGATGTGGCTTCGATCATTACCTTTGCTGGCCATGTGACGGCCGATTTAGTTTGGGCCTTATTGCATCCCCGCCAAGTGCGCTGGGGTGACTTTGTGAATGCGGCTTTTCAGGCGGGCGTAGCGGCTTTGCCGATTGTTGGTTTGGTTGCGTTTCTGATTGGCGTGATTCTGTCGTTTCAGTCCGCTATTGGTATGCAGAAGTTTGGTGCGATTACCTTTGTGGGTCCGATTGTTGCCTTGGGAATCTTTCGAGAGCTCGGACCTTTAATTACGGCCATCTTGTTGGCGGGACGCTCATCTGCAGCCTTTGCTGCGGAAATTGGCACCATGACCGTCAATAGCGAAGTCGATGCTTTGGTTACCGGCGGCCTCAGCCCGGTGCGCTTCTTAGTGGTACCGCGGGTGCTTGCTGGGATCTTAGTGGCGCCGATCTTGACCCTGTATGCCGATATCGTCAGCGTCTTTGCTTCTTCGCTGACGATGGTGGCTTATGGCGTACCCCTAGTGAATTTTTATGACGGAGTACTTAACACTGTCGATCTGGAAGATGTGTTCTCGGGTCTAACCAAGTCTGTGTTGTTTGGCATCGTGATTGCGGCGGTAGGCTGCATGCGCGGCATGCAAACCGGAACAGGTGCAGCCGCAGTGGGTATTTCAGCGACGCGGGCTGTGGTCAGCAGCATCGTCATGATTGTCTTGGTAGACGGTGTGTTTGCCTATATCTCGTATAAGACGGATTTCTGA